The sequence below is a genomic window from Qipengyuania flava.
CGATGGCGTAGCGCTGGTCGTGACCCGGGCGGTCGGCAACGAAGGTAATCTGGTCCTTGTAGCTCGAACCATCGGCCTTCGGGCGTTTGTCGTCGAGGATTGAGAGCAGGCTTTCAACGAGCTCGAGATTGGTGCGCTCGTTCTCGCCGCCAATGTTGTAGCTGCGGCCGATCTCGCCCTTCTCCATCGCCAGCAGCAGGGCATCGGCGTGGTCTTCGACGTAAAGCCAGTCACGCACGTTGTCGCCCTTGCCGTAAATCGGGATGGCTTTCCCGGCGAGCGCGTTGAGGATCACGACCGGAACCAGCTTCTCGGGGAAGTGATAGGGGCCGTAGTTGTTAGAGCAATTGGTCAGCACCACCGGCAGGCCGTAAGTCTCATGCCAGGCGTTCACGAGATGATCGGACGAAGCCTTGCTGGCCGAATAGGGCGAGCGCGGATCGTAGGGCGTGTCCTCGGTGAACAGCCCTTCTGCGCCGAGCGATCCGAAAACCTCATCGGTCGAGATGTGATGGAAACGGAACCCTTCCGGCTTGCCCTTGGCCGTCCAGTAGCTGCGGGCGGCTTCGAGCATGTTGAAGG
It includes:
- the rfbB gene encoding dTDP-glucose 4,6-dehydratase: MKILVTGGAGFIGSAVVRLAISRGHEVVNVDALTYAACLANLDSVSDNPGYSFEHVDIRDRDALNAVFAKHEPDAVMHLAAESHVDRSIDGPADFIETNIQGTFNMLEAARSYWTAKGKPEGFRFHHISTDEVFGSLGAEGLFTEDTPYDPRSPYSASKASSDHLVNAWHETYGLPVVLTNCSNNYGPYHFPEKLVPVVILNALAGKAIPIYGKGDNVRDWLYVEDHADALLLAMEKGEIGRSYNIGGENERTNLELVESLLSILDDKRPKADGSSYKDQITFVADRPGHDQRYAIDPTRIRNELGWRPSVTVEQGLELTVQWYLDNEDWWQALLDRKGVGERLGVKA